A region of the Legionella sp. PATHC035 genome:
CATGTGATCGGTAATTCTCGGCTTGTTATCCCAGCACAGTACATCTTGCCTAGTGTCCCTAGAAAAGGGATTGTTATTAATCTCGCTGAATATCGACTGTATTATTTTCCTAAACATGAGAACGTGGTGATTACTTTCCCTGTTGGTATTGGTCGAAAAGGTTGGAGTACTCCCTTGGGGATAACCAAAATTATTGCAAAAGAGGCAAATCCTAAATGGCGTCCAACAGAAAATCTTCGTGCTGAAGCAGAAAAAAATGGTGATTTTCTTCCTGATGAGTTTCCTTCAGGGCCTTATAATCCTCTCGGTCAATATGCTCTGAGGCTGCAATGGCCAACCTTTTTAATTCACGGTACAAACAGACTCGATGGTATTGGTATGCGTGTCAGTGCGGGATGCATTCGTATGTTTCCCGATGATATCGAATATCTTTTTCGTGTGGTTCCAATAGGAACACCGGTCCGGGTCATCAACGAACCAGTAAAAATTGGAAAACATGAAGGAGGCTGGGTAATACAAATGCATCCTCTTTTGAGTGAACAACATAATGAATCCTTACAATCAGAACTACAAAATCAATTAAGAATTCACAATCTCATCAGCGTCAATAACAACAAAATAATTCAAAATGAGCTCGCATATCCTACAGGCTTAATACGAAAAATTGAGTAAAAGAGCTACCCTTGTATTCGGATCATACGGATTACACGATTTAAAATAATTTATCCGCTTTTTGATTCATGTGATATGAACGGTGCTCTATCTTGACTACAGTATTTCAAAAGGAGATGGCTGATGAGCAAGATGATTAAAGCCGCCACAATATCGATGACATAATGCCAGCCCAGTAAAACGCAGGATGCGATAAGCAATACATTGATTATCATCAAGATAAAATAAGGAATTGGCCATTCTCTTAGCAAGTTCACACATAATATTGCCCATATTGTATGAAAGGAGGGAAGAGCTATTAATCCACCCTCATTTGTAGTTGGATGAATATAATGGTGGATTTGTCTGAATTTAAGACCAGTATCTATTTGCTCAGGGGAAAATAAAGGACTGTTGATGACACTTGCTGGAGCAGTTGTTGGAAAGAAGTAATAAATGACAAAACCAATTAAAACGGTAGACAACATATAAAAATAATACTCTCTGATCAGATGAAAACGACATGTAATAATGATTAACATAGGTAAAATGCTCATTTGGTAAGGCAGGGTGTCATAAATTTTACCTAATACGTATTTAAAGTGAGGATGGTTATCTGTCCAGATTAAAACTTTTTCCATATGGATAGATAAGTGCCTTTCGAAGGCAACGATAGAGTGATCAATTGCAGGAAAAGGGGTTAATTGTACTGCATTGGTTGCGATGGCCACGACACTCATAACCATAAAAAGATAAATCAACTCTCTTCCAGCTTGTACAAACTTACTGCTTTTGGGAAAATAAAGAATTAATCCAAGATTCATAAGAATTAATGTTAATGCTAAATAAGGTATACCTTCAGGAAAGTAGTTATTACCTGGATATTTATAAAATAAAGAGTTGATTAAAAAGGAAATAGAGGATAATGCCAGAATCAATCCGGCACAAAACATAATCGAGCGTGATGATACCTGACTCATTTAGGAGATTATTCAACCGTTTCTAAAAGCTGTTGCTTTTGCTTTATTGCATGAAAAATCTCTTCTCTATGCACATTCACCGATCTTGGCGCGTCAACACCGAACTTAATATTTCCATGTTCTTGTGTTTTAAAAGCTAAAATTTTAACAGTAGCATCACCAATATGAATTATTAAAGGTTCTTCAAACTGAAGAGAAATTATATCCATTAAAAACCTCTGTGACTTTTAGATAAGTTGATTGTAAAATCAATAATATTTTCTTACTGCACGGTAACCTAATTCATAGATACTTGTCACTAAAAAATTAATACAAATCTATAAAAATTAACTTCATTCCCGTTGTTCTTCAGTTTACCTAGAAAATTCGTCACTTTTTAATCGAATCATAATTGTATGATGTACTTAAAATGGTTATAATTGGCAGCTTTTTTTATAAACCTTGCCTTACTGTTGTTTTTGATGACAGGAGGCTTCATCCACAAGGAGAAATCATGAGACATTATGAAATTATGTTTCTTGTGCACCCGGATCAAAGCGAACAAGTACCAGCAATGGTTGAGCGCTATGAAGGGATCATAAGCAAGCACAATGGTGTGATCCACCGAAAAGAGGACTTAGGTCGTCGTCAATTAGCTTACCCAATAAGTGATGTTCATAAAGCGCACTACATTCTTATGAATATTGAGTGTAGTCTTGAAGCTCTGGAAGAAATTAAAAATGCATTCAAATACAATGATGCAATTATTAGAAACTTAATTACTCGTCAAAAACAAGCGATCACTACTGAATCTGTTTTGATGAAGAAAGAAAAAGAAACCAGATCGGCTTAAGAGGAGTCTTATTTATGTCAGCTTATTTTCGTAGAAAAAAAATGTGCCGTTTCAGTGCTGAAGGCGGTAATGAGATTGATTATAAAGATATCAATTTATTGAAAAATTACATTTCTGAAACCGGAAAAATTGTACCAAGTCGTATTACTGGTACACAAACTCGTTTTCAAAGACAATTAGCAAGAGCAATTATGCAAGCCAGATTTCTTGGTCTGTTGCCTTATTGTGATAGCCATAAATAAATAATAATGATGCGAGCAGGCAATTTTATAACAAGACAATGTAAGGTAATACTTGAAAGTAAGCAGCAAGCGATTCTTTATGCTGTTATTTTTTCAGTGTTACCTTTCGCCTCTTGGCTTTCAGTTGCTTTAGTTAGTTTAGTAACCTTAAGAAAGGGTGCAAAATCTGGTTTTGATGTTTTGTTGCCTGCGCTTATTATTCATTCTGTTCCACTGATGATGTTAATTCCATTATCCGGAGCAATAATTAATACCCTAATTGCTTATTTGCCCTGTTATTTTGCAGCTTTGAGTTTGCGAAATACTGAAAAGTGGCAAGCAGTAGCCGGGGTATTTTTTGTGCTGGCCTTTTTGGGATGTTTGTTCCTTCAACTTTTAGCGCCTGGTTTTATTGTGGAGCAATATAATCAATTTAAATTGATTTTGACACAATACCAGGAAGTGGTTGATTCTGCTCTGAGTGGCATAAGTTCATTAATTTTGGCTCAGTTATTCTTCGGCATTCAGATATTAAGCGTCATTGTTTCTGCAACAATTTCCTTGATGTTTGCACGAGCAATGCAAGCCAAATTATTTTTACCTGGTGGTTTCAGGAATGAGCTCATGGCATTTCGAAGTGGTAGACTCTCATTTTTAGTTTTCTTGGGTGTTTCGTTGGCAACTTTTTATGAAATTCCCTTGGCTATGAATGTCCTTCCAATAGTGCTGTGTTATTTCTTGGCTTCTGGATTTGGTCTGGTTTATTTTATTTTCTCTCGTAAGAGACAAGTTAAGGTATTCATTTTATTAATGTTATTAATGTTAGTGAAACCAACTTTTGTATTATGTGCCTGCATTGTCCTTGGTTCATTAGATAGTTTAGTTAATTTTAGATCGTATTTACCTTCAAGGGTTGGCGAATCAATTTAAGGGGTTATTAAGATGGAAGTTATCTTATTAGAAAAAGTGAGAAATTTAGGTAACCTGGGTGATAAAGTAAATGTAAAATCAGGTTATGGCCGTAATTTTTTAATACCACAAAATAAAGCGGTATTTGCAACACCAAAGAATATCGAGATGTTCGAAAAACGTCGAGCTGAGCTTGAAAAAAAGGCACAACAATCTTTTGCTACTGCTGAGCAACGTGCTGCTAAATTAAATGACACCAATTTAGTTATTAGCGCCATGGCGAGCGATGAAGGTAAATTATATGGTTCCGTTGGTATTAATGAAATCAAAGATGCTTTAACTGAAAAAGGCATTGATGTAGTCAAACGTGAAATCGTAATGCCTGAAGGTCCTCTTCACTCAATCGGTAGTTTTGTAGTTGAGATACATGTTCACAGCGATGTTGTTGCTAAATTGCATGTAGAAATTATTCCAGCTAAGTAAATATCTCTAGTATCGTAACCCGGGTGAAGCGAGAGCTAGCCCGGGTTTTCCAAGCTAATAATCGTTCAAGCATGCACCCTGAATTGTTCTTTGTTTCAAATATCACATTAAAATAATTCTATAAAGTGCAAGTAAGGCAATTACTGTATTCAAAATGGCCCAAATATAAGAAACATATAATCCTTTGTACCCACTGTAGTAGGCATATATCGCAACAAACGTACTCCCTGAAAAAAATATCCACTTATCATTGTAGGCAAAACCCATAGAAAGCAAGGCAATTCCGAAAATTCCCAAAATTAAAAATACACTACTTTCTTTTCCAAACATTAAATAAAATGTGAGTAGTTGGCAGCACAATAATATGGGTAAGAAAAACTGAGTATATGGGCCACTTCCTAATAAAATAGCCGCATGCCCTGCGATAAGAATTATTTGAAGTGCTATAAAAAAAAGCAATCTGAAATAGATTGCCGTTATAAGTAATGCAACACCGCCAATAAAATAATGCAATTGAGAATGAAGTTTGGGTGGAGTCGTCCCAAAATACTTCAAAAGACCGTACACTATAATGA
Encoded here:
- a CDS encoding L,D-transpeptidase family protein; this translates as MTAKISNCSALIRITKMDKTLQMFLNKKRLFFLIFLEFFCICFSYATTLVLPAAGDVVGEVQYTLSEANETIDEIGKRFDVGFYEILRANPQLNSQHVIGNSRLVIPAQYILPSVPRKGIVINLAEYRLYYFPKHENVVITFPVGIGRKGWSTPLGITKIIAKEANPKWRPTENLRAEAEKNGDFLPDEFPSGPYNPLGQYALRLQWPTFLIHGTNRLDGIGMRVSAGCIRMFPDDIEYLFRVVPIGTPVRVINEPVKIGKHEGGWVIQMHPLLSEQHNESLQSELQNQLRIHNLISVNNNKIIQNELAYPTGLIRKIE
- a CDS encoding phosphatase PAP2 family protein, which codes for MSQVSSRSIMFCAGLILALSSISFLINSLFYKYPGNNYFPEGIPYLALTLILMNLGLILYFPKSSKFVQAGRELIYLFMVMSVVAIATNAVQLTPFPAIDHSIVAFERHLSIHMEKVLIWTDNHPHFKYVLGKIYDTLPYQMSILPMLIIITCRFHLIREYYFYMLSTVLIGFVIYYFFPTTAPASVINSPLFSPEQIDTGLKFRQIHHYIHPTTNEGGLIALPSFHTIWAILCVNLLREWPIPYFILMIINVLLIASCVLLGWHYVIDIVAALIILLISHLLLKYCSQDRAPFISHESKSG
- a CDS encoding carbon storage regulator, translated to MDIISLQFEEPLIIHIGDATVKILAFKTQEHGNIKFGVDAPRSVNVHREEIFHAIKQKQQLLETVE
- the rpsF gene encoding 30S ribosomal protein S6, with the translated sequence MRHYEIMFLVHPDQSEQVPAMVERYEGIISKHNGVIHRKEDLGRRQLAYPISDVHKAHYILMNIECSLEALEEIKNAFKYNDAIIRNLITRQKQAITTESVLMKKEKETRSA
- the rpsR gene encoding 30S ribosomal protein S18 codes for the protein MSAYFRRKKMCRFSAEGGNEIDYKDINLLKNYISETGKIVPSRITGTQTRFQRQLARAIMQARFLGLLPYCDSHK
- the rplI gene encoding 50S ribosomal protein L9, whose product is MEVILLEKVRNLGNLGDKVNVKSGYGRNFLIPQNKAVFATPKNIEMFEKRRAELEKKAQQSFATAEQRAAKLNDTNLVISAMASDEGKLYGSVGINEIKDALTEKGIDVVKREIVMPEGPLHSIGSFVVEIHVHSDVVAKLHVEIIPAK